A genomic window from Flintibacter sp. KGMB00164 includes:
- a CDS encoding aldo/keto reductase, translating to MRYRALGKTGLTVSEIGLGAEWLERHSAEEVRAVINCCEAQGINILDCWMPEPNVRSNIGAAIAGKRERWIIQGHFGATWQNGQYVRTRDMNKVKPAFEDLLSRLGTDYIDLGMIHFVDEEAEFHRIMEGEFLAYVKEQKAKGIIRHIGLSTHNPKVGILAALSGEIKMLLFSINPAFDLLPASEDMNDYFSAEHYLEGLGGIHPDRAELYKLCEQRGVGITVMKGYAGGRLFSASTSPFGVALTPVQCIHYALTRPAVASILAGYDSPEHVLEAVAYETASEEERDYASTLAGAPRHAYFGQCTYCGHCAPCPKGIDIAMVNKLYDLAAMQPQVPESIRAHYQALSARAEDCIACGNCEKRCPFGVVVIERMEKIKALHLL from the coding sequence ATGCGATATCGGGCGTTGGGGAAAACAGGGCTGACAGTCAGCGAAATCGGACTGGGAGCGGAGTGGCTGGAGCGTCACAGTGCGGAGGAAGTCAGGGCAGTGATCAATTGCTGTGAGGCTCAGGGAATCAACATCCTGGACTGCTGGATGCCGGAGCCCAATGTGCGCTCCAACATTGGAGCAGCCATCGCTGGGAAGAGGGAGCGCTGGATCATCCAGGGGCACTTCGGTGCCACCTGGCAGAACGGTCAATATGTCCGAACCCGGGACATGAACAAGGTGAAGCCGGCTTTCGAGGACTTGCTCAGCCGGCTGGGGACCGACTACATTGATCTGGGTATGATCCACTTTGTAGACGAGGAGGCTGAGTTCCACCGCATTATGGAGGGAGAGTTCCTGGCTTATGTGAAGGAACAAAAAGCCAAGGGGATCATCCGCCACATTGGCCTGAGTACCCACAATCCCAAGGTGGGCATCCTGGCCGCCCTGAGCGGGGAGATCAAGATGCTCTTGTTCAGCATCAACCCTGCGTTCGATCTGCTTCCTGCCAGCGAGGATATGAACGACTATTTTTCCGCGGAGCACTACTTGGAGGGGCTGGGCGGCATTCACCCGGACCGTGCCGAGCTCTATAAGCTGTGTGAACAGAGAGGTGTGGGGATCACCGTGATGAAGGGATATGCTGGTGGGCGGCTGTTTTCCGCGAGTACCTCCCCCTTCGGTGTGGCGCTGACCCCGGTGCAGTGTATCCACTACGCTTTGACCCGACCGGCAGTGGCCAGCATCCTGGCGGGCTACGACAGCCCGGAGCATGTACTGGAGGCGGTGGCCTATGAGACGGCCTCCGAGGAGGAACGGGACTATGCCAGCACCCTGGCTGGTGCGCCACGCCATGCCTATTTTGGGCAGTGTACTTATTGCGGCCACTGTGCTCCCTGCCCCAAGGGCATAGACATCGCCATGGTCAACAAGCTCTACGACCTGGCGGCGATGCAGCCCCAGGTTCCAGAGTCCATCCGGGCTCACTACCAGGCACTGAGCGCCAGGGCGGAGGACTGCATTGCCTGTGGGAATTGTGAGAAACGGTGTCCCTTTGGTGTGGTGGTGATTGAGCGGATGGAGAAGATCAAGGCACTCCACCTGCTCTGA
- a CDS encoding CbrC family protein: MNEYLKQYIELQKQFRETKGNPDSVRALYTFKEKLELSEDKQAKEVLVDVYDLLDFKKDAYELLCQIGNRSDKKTLKRLGTLKDYAENWGNHYALPKPKTLEEKQKEKERQAQLGLPTFRYHPNPLETGAFEESADGVACDCCGKTTNIFYTAPFFAVEDIEYLCPECIASGEAARKYDGSFQDDCSVDDGVENPTRLDELIHRTPGYCGWQQEYWRAHCGDYCAYLGPVGARELRLLGVLKDVLDDPMWDDEQKEMIQESVNGGHLQCYLFQCLHCGKHLVWMDFD, encoded by the coding sequence ATGAACGAATACCTGAAGCAATATATTGAACTCCAAAAGCAGTTTCGGGAGACAAAAGGAAATCCAGACAGTGTCCGCGCTCTCTATACCTTCAAGGAGAAACTGGAGCTATCGGAAGACAAACAGGCCAAGGAGGTGCTGGTGGATGTGTATGATCTGCTGGACTTCAAGAAGGATGCCTACGAACTGCTCTGCCAAATCGGAAATCGTTCAGATAAAAAGACACTCAAGCGGCTGGGCACGCTGAAGGACTATGCGGAAAACTGGGGCAATCATTATGCCCTCCCCAAGCCCAAAACGCTGGAGGAAAAGCAGAAAGAGAAGGAGCGGCAGGCCCAGCTGGGCCTGCCCACCTTCCGGTATCACCCCAATCCGCTGGAAACCGGCGCTTTTGAGGAGTCCGCGGATGGCGTTGCCTGCGACTGCTGCGGCAAGACGACCAATATTTTCTATACAGCCCCCTTTTTCGCAGTGGAGGATATTGAGTATCTTTGCCCGGAGTGTATCGCCAGCGGCGAGGCGGCCCGGAAATATGACGGCAGCTTCCAGGATGATTGCTCCGTGGACGATGGCGTGGAGAACCCGACCCGGTTGGACGAGCTTATCCACCGAACCCCTGGCTACTGCGGCTGGCAGCAGGAATACTGGCGCGCCCATTGCGGCGACTACTGCGCCTATCTGGGCCCTGTGGGTGCCAGAGAACTGCGGTTACTGGGTGTGCTGAAGGATGTGCTGGACGATCCAATGTGGGACGATGAGCAGAAGGAAATGATCCAGGAATCCGTTAATGGCGGGCATCTGCAATGCTATCTGTTCCAGTGCCTCCACTGCGGAAAACACTTGGTCTGGATGGATTTTGATTGA
- a CDS encoding DUF4304 domain-containing protein: MEKKDFPKGTKPREIFVYTCERIAEPLIPLGYKYRKSKNDIYKKDGIFVFSFDFSPSIRFGSTTFTATFHVSSPVIAQWRSEQEGTEETYDGIVGTSIARLTRRYDDFPRYEVSTLLERERSIQEISGQIQDYALPFFARFSNLPKLLDDVEQEGFFPHRKGFDVPKRNREFIECFREYLQKQ; encoded by the coding sequence ATGGAGAAGAAGGATTTCCCCAAGGGAACCAAGCCCCGCGAGATCTTCGTCTATACCTGTGAGCGGATCGCGGAGCCATTGATCCCGCTGGGTTACAAATACCGTAAGAGCAAAAATGACATCTACAAAAAAGACGGCATCTTTGTGTTCTCGTTTGATTTTTCCCCCTCCATCCGCTTTGGCTCCACCACCTTTACCGCCACATTCCATGTAAGTTCCCCGGTGATTGCCCAGTGGCGCAGTGAGCAGGAAGGGACGGAGGAAACCTATGATGGTATCGTGGGTACCTCCATCGCCCGGCTGACCCGCCGGTATGATGACTTCCCCCGCTATGAGGTATCTACTCTGCTGGAGCGGGAACGCTCTATCCAAGAGATTTCCGGGCAGATCCAGGACTATGCACTACCGTTCTTTGCCCGGTTTTCCAATCTGCCCAAGCTGCTGGACGATGTGGAACAGGAGGGGTTCTTTCCCCATCGGAAGGGGTTCGATGTCCCAAAGCGGAATCGGGAGTTCATCGAATGCTTCCGGGAGTATCTCCAAAAGCAGTAG
- a CDS encoding DUF4261 domain-containing protein, translating to MSNQVFQQNLDDKKGPQPGGPYLIQMLFKEPVDMPDKDEMTAVMEKHIGAVECFCRDKKMAGFAALDHIAEFQDGKCPVQLMVMKCDKFKGKGFDAFLMSQMWDCQEDRERIFKECRYQVVATDMLTAALSALERANLDADFVEALAELYPTCEAFYFQNCGKLLLAEDVRSHQIEGSDRFIRFGVNVRFFNIEGTEDMLIDTVGMSTLFLPDLQYHFHGIDPNWVVNHAYNVASYILEHDNPIQDGETVDGVADGQMSREIQWKCQYEDAMIQPPRGVLDINMGDYASGKR from the coding sequence ATGAGCAATCAAGTTTTCCAGCAGAACCTGGATGACAAAAAAGGCCCCCAGCCCGGTGGCCCCTATCTCATTCAGATGCTGTTCAAAGAGCCGGTGGACATGCCGGACAAGGATGAAATGACCGCTGTGATGGAAAAGCACATTGGCGCTGTAGAGTGTTTCTGCCGTGATAAAAAGATGGCCGGTTTTGCCGCCCTGGATCATATCGCAGAATTTCAGGATGGCAAATGCCCGGTGCAGCTGATGGTGATGAAATGTGACAAGTTCAAGGGCAAAGGCTTTGACGCCTTCCTGATGAGCCAGATGTGGGACTGCCAGGAGGACCGGGAGCGGATCTTCAAAGAGTGTCGGTATCAGGTGGTGGCCACCGATATGCTGACGGCGGCGCTCTCGGCTCTGGAGCGGGCCAACCTGGACGCCGACTTCGTGGAGGCCCTTGCGGAGCTGTACCCCACCTGTGAGGCGTTCTATTTCCAGAACTGCGGCAAGCTCCTGCTGGCGGAGGATGTGCGTTCCCATCAGATTGAAGGCTCGGATCGGTTCATCCGCTTTGGTGTCAATGTCCGCTTCTTCAACATTGAGGGCACCGAGGATATGCTCATTGACACGGTGGGCATGAGCACCCTGTTTCTGCCCGACCTCCAGTACCACTTCCATGGCATAGACCCCAACTGGGTGGTAAACCATGCCTACAATGTTGCGTCCTATATTCTGGAACATGATAACCCTATTCAGGATGGGGAAACCGTAGATGGTGTGGCGGATGGGCAGATGAGCCGGGAGATTCAGTGGAAGTGCCAGTATGAGGATGCCATGATCCAGCCACCCAGAGGAGTGCTGGACATCAATATGGGAGACTATGCTTCCGGAAAGCGCTAA
- a CDS encoding SMI1/KNR4 family protein has translation MNKEILTAKLLNLVEGRETPETWRSWWDEHETELEALLSRGEFLKLKPCRHGFQWVPVFGSQKGAIAILEKSGTAFEASNLYQEQYLAELDAFCKEQERVQREKQKEFKANNPELFRRYPKFSKALAKALDPTDEIQPAATEEQIAGRERTLDFTLPSQVREFFLLTAGINVSTGVILTLSGMFDLTIYGERYCVLGEFWKEADGDQLLLRPGEETIWYYAHEQDKVKRLCNDVTELMEKKLARYFNEH, from the coding sequence ATGAACAAAGAAATCTTGACTGCAAAACTTCTGAACTTGGTTGAGGGGCGGGAAACTCCCGAAACCTGGAGGAGCTGGTGGGACGAACATGAGACGGAGTTGGAAGCCCTGCTGAGTCGGGGTGAATTTCTGAAACTGAAGCCCTGCCGACACGGTTTTCAGTGGGTCCCGGTGTTTGGCAGCCAAAAGGGAGCTATCGCCATTCTGGAAAAGAGCGGCACAGCATTTGAGGCCAGTAATCTCTACCAGGAACAGTATCTGGCCGAGCTGGACGCTTTCTGCAAGGAGCAGGAGCGAGTACAACGGGAAAAGCAAAAGGAATTCAAGGCCAACAATCCGGAGCTGTTTCGACGCTACCCCAAGTTCTCCAAGGCGTTGGCAAAGGCGCTGGACCCCACTGATGAGATCCAGCCTGCCGCCACGGAGGAGCAAATCGCAGGCCGAGAAAGGACGCTGGACTTCACGCTCCCGTCCCAGGTGCGGGAGTTTTTCCTGCTGACCGCAGGCATCAATGTATCCACAGGCGTGATCCTTACCCTTTCCGGGATGTTTGATCTGACCATTTATGGAGAGCGGTATTGTGTGCTGGGCGAGTTCTGGAAAGAAGCGGATGGCGACCAGCTCCTGCTCCGCCCCGGAGAGGAAACCATCTGGTACTACGCCCATGAGCAGGACAAGGTGAAGCGCCTCTGCAATGATGTGACAGAACTGATGGAGAAGAAATTGGCGAGGTATTTCAATGAGCACTGA
- a CDS encoding catabolite control protein A, producing the protein MKKKILSVLLALLIILPACGGPADEPPTTESASIPDLSAQTDKTMGRFHTDAILAETVLTDEGGVKITATGLTYTEYSVDLDLTIENNSGKDLSFVSGSLGYNCNSINGYMIDGGYLNCDVANGKKANASIRFNYDALMLYGIDEIADMEIGVSMTDDDYNTTYTGPCQLKTSVAETHDYGTDHYQNTITSGAAMNTYGYEMVHFSQDTLYDKNGVKLLSSGVMTNRERETALLLELENTTGSVVYLSASDITINGLLVNSSTWSSNAINPGKRCIVDVDLSDVLASPYWNVYGITQVGAVSLSLEQCNADGMEIAAETPVEIVVPDVNVSFDETGTEVYNSNGMKIMFKDIVKDPSDYSSDLHVLLLAENNSGETLTIHDVYNSLSVNGFMTDYSYYGQELEDGQSAVIEIKLWESSLADNQISSASDIREIEFGLEIVEGYTAIDEPTLTLILGESA; encoded by the coding sequence ATGAAAAAGAAAATCCTGTCTGTACTGCTTGCCTTGCTGATCATTTTGCCGGCCTGTGGCGGCCCCGCGGACGAACCTCCCACGACGGAAAGCGCTTCCATCCCGGACCTCTCCGCGCAAACCGATAAAACCATGGGCCGGTTCCATACGGACGCTATTCTTGCCGAGACGGTTCTGACAGACGAGGGTGGCGTGAAGATCACCGCCACAGGCCTGACCTATACGGAATATTCTGTTGACCTGGACCTTACCATTGAAAATAACAGCGGTAAGGATCTATCCTTTGTCAGCGGTTCTTTGGGCTATAACTGCAACTCCATCAACGGGTATATGATAGATGGCGGCTATCTGAACTGCGATGTAGCCAACGGAAAGAAAGCCAATGCTTCCATCCGCTTCAATTACGATGCCCTGATGCTTTACGGTATCGATGAGATTGCAGATATGGAGATCGGCGTTAGCATGACAGATGACGACTACAACACCACCTACACAGGCCCCTGCCAGCTCAAGACCTCTGTCGCTGAGACCCACGACTACGGTACGGACCATTATCAGAATACCATTACCAGCGGTGCCGCCATGAATACCTATGGATATGAAATGGTACATTTCTCACAGGACACTCTCTATGACAAAAACGGGGTAAAGCTGCTCTCCAGTGGTGTCATGACCAACCGTGAAAGAGAAACTGCTCTTTTGCTGGAGTTAGAGAACACCACGGGCAGCGTGGTATATTTATCCGCATCGGATATTACTATCAATGGTTTGCTGGTGAACAGCTCCACATGGTCCAGCAATGCCATCAATCCCGGTAAACGCTGCATTGTGGATGTAGATCTCTCGGATGTGCTGGCCTCTCCCTATTGGAATGTATATGGCATCACTCAGGTGGGTGCGGTCTCCCTCTCTTTGGAGCAGTGTAATGCGGACGGCATGGAAATCGCGGCGGAAACCCCGGTAGAAATTGTTGTCCCCGATGTGAATGTCTCTTTCGATGAGACAGGTACCGAGGTCTACAACAGCAATGGGATGAAAATCATGTTCAAGGACATTGTAAAGGACCCTTCCGATTACAGCTCAGATTTGCATGTGCTCCTGTTGGCAGAAAACAACAGCGGGGAGACGCTCACTATTCACGATGTGTACAATTCACTCTCGGTAAACGGATTTATGACTGATTACTCATATTACGGCCAGGAACTGGAAGACGGACAGTCGGCTGTCATCGAGATAAAGTTATGGGAGTCTTCGCTGGCAGATAACCAGATTTCTTCTGCTTCTGATATTCGGGAAATTGAGTTCGGACTTGAGATTGTTGAGGGATATACGGCCATTGATGAGCCTACGCTGACGCTCATACTCGGGGAATCGGCTTGA
- a CDS encoding MerR family transcriptional regulator, with amino-acid sequence MQQTLRQVCAQLELSRRVIQGYENAGLVAPSGRNKYGHLLYDETEVEQIRLIRFYQQLGFQLKEIKSLLDAPTCEKKTALQIQIEKLERQHSQLHELIQQAKTYIAAL; translated from the coding sequence ATGCAACAGACGCTGCGCCAGGTATGCGCCCAACTGGAACTTTCGCGGAGGGTTATTCAGGGTTACGAGAACGCAGGGTTGGTAGCTCCTTCTGGGAGAAACAAATATGGGCATCTCCTTTATGATGAAACGGAGGTGGAGCAGATCCGGCTAATCCGGTTTTACCAACAGCTTGGATTTCAACTCAAGGAGATCAAAAGCCTTCTCGATGCGCCCACTTGTGAGAAAAAGACAGCTCTTCAGATTCAAATAGAAAAATTAGAGAGACAGCATAGTCAACTGCACGAACTAATCCAACAGGCAAAAACATACATCGCCGCACTATAA
- a CDS encoding Gfo/Idh/MocA family oxidoreductase, with product MKYNFAIMGAGSIAQRMGETVQKTDIVNGYAVASKDLSRAQNLADKYGFCKAYGSYDEMLADPAVDLVYIATPHVFHASQIEQCLRAGKHVLCEKSFTINADQARRVTALAQEKGLLLAEAIWPRYMPMAKTLWEFAASDKIGKIHSLTANLGYPVYHRERLHDRSLGGGALLDVGIYPLTFASLILGDEVTEICSSASLSETGVDKFENIVLTYASGAQASIFSSVVCPTDRRGVIYGEKGYAEVGNVNNYEYLRIYDTDHQLLEETLCPPQVTGFEYELAACVEAISKGWTQCPDAPHEMSVTMMKLMDSIRSQWGLEYPEL from the coding sequence GTGAAATATAATTTTGCAATTATGGGAGCGGGAAGCATTGCCCAGCGTATGGGGGAGACCGTGCAAAAAACAGACATTGTCAACGGTTATGCTGTCGCATCCAAAGATCTGTCTCGAGCTCAAAATCTGGCAGACAAGTACGGCTTTTGTAAAGCCTACGGCTCCTATGATGAGATGCTGGCTGACCCTGCCGTGGATCTGGTGTATATTGCAACGCCCCATGTATTCCACGCCTCCCAAATAGAACAATGTCTGCGGGCGGGAAAGCACGTTTTGTGTGAAAAATCCTTTACGATTAATGCGGATCAGGCCAGACGTGTCACTGCCTTGGCTCAGGAGAAAGGACTTTTGCTGGCGGAGGCCATTTGGCCGCGCTATATGCCCATGGCAAAAACGCTTTGGGAGTTTGCTGCCAGTGACAAGATCGGAAAGATTCATAGTCTCACGGCCAATTTGGGTTATCCCGTCTACCACAGAGAGCGGCTCCACGACCGCAGTCTGGGCGGCGGCGCCCTGCTGGATGTAGGAATTTATCCCCTGACCTTTGCTTCCTTGATTCTTGGGGACGAGGTAACAGAGATCTGCTCGTCTGCAAGCCTCAGCGAAACTGGAGTCGATAAATTTGAAAATATTGTGCTCACCTATGCCTCCGGTGCTCAGGCCTCTATCTTTAGCAGTGTCGTCTGTCCTACGGATCGTCGGGGTGTTATTTACGGCGAAAAAGGCTATGCAGAAGTGGGCAATGTCAATAATTATGAGTATTTGCGTATCTATGATACCGACCATCAGCTGCTGGAGGAGACGCTTTGTCCGCCGCAGGTGACAGGTTTTGAGTATGAATTGGCTGCCTGTGTGGAGGCTATCTCCAAGGGCTGGACGCAATGTCCTGATGCACCCCATGAGATGTCTGTTACTATGATGAAGCTGATGGACAGTATCCGGAGTCAGTGGGGGTTGGAGTATCCTGAATTGTAA